AAGCATGGACTTGCCTTCGGCTTGTCCCATCTGCACTTCAGACCCTGTACCGGAAGTGAAGCGCATCTTGAGTCCACGAGAGGCATAGGCGGAAGCCAGAAAGGCCTTGGACCAAGGTGTATCATCTCCATCGGTAAAGACATCTTCTGTACCATAAACAGAGATGGTCTCAGCATAGGCTGTAAAACCACGCATACCAAATTCTAGTTCTGTCGCTTCTTCCAAGGAGCACTGAGTCAGTACCCCAGGACGGCCCACTTGTGAGCCAATCATCAGAGATAGGGCATTAAAAGGAGCATAACGCACTACGGCAACCGTTGTTTCCTGCTCTGCAAAACCACGCAGAGCCCCTTCAGCTGCATCTGCTGCAATCTGAACTGGATTATCATTGACATTGGTAACGTGGGCTTGAGTAGCTGTTTGCTTACGGGTCCGCATCTTTTGCAGACACATCATGATTTCCACGACATTCATCTGATTGACCACTTCAATGATTTTAGCCGGAGTCATGGCCTTGGTCAGCTTGATGATTTCTGTCCGAGGCACATTCGGTGTCAATATTTTATTGGCAATCTCTCGTGAGTCCATCTGAATAACTTCTTCAGCCCGGCTCAAGTCAATACCGTAGTTGGCAATGAACTGGTCAATCAGGTCAAATTCTTCTTTTGGTTTGCCGTCTAACTCAACCACTTTCCCATTTTGAATTTTGATACTGGGTTTAGGGTCATTGGGGCTTTCCATAGCTATCAAACCTTCTTCAACCCATTCTTTTACAAATCCATCTTGGTTGATAGGGCGTTCGCTCAATACTTCAAAACGTTTGGATCTCATACCGTTTCCTCCCTCTCACTCTTAAATGTAAGATGGCTGTGAGTTGGTTGGCTCGTCACCCATACTGCCTAAAAGTGCCAGTCCAACTTCACGCGCTGAGATAACTGATTGTCTAACTGCTCCAGAATCCCCACTGATAAAGAGGATAGCTTCGTTTGAGTGGCTGGTGCCACCATTTCCTGGAGAAGCATAGCCGACAACAGTAACGTTTGCAGCCTTAACAGCTGTATCCGCCATAACAACACCAATGGCTGCAGGTGCTCCGACAATCAAGCCAAAGGCACGACCGTATTCAGCACCAAAGGCAGTCTGACAAGCATAGCTAGCACGCGCAGTATACTGGAGTTCAATATGCCCTGCATCATTAGCATAAACATCACCGAAGGTTCGATCCACTTCCTTCAAGGTTACTTCCACAGCTCGTCTGACATCTGATACATCTTCACCACCGAAGATAATCAAACTTCCGTGCCCAGCACCACCCTTAGTATCACGAGGCAGTTCGATTTTAACTATTTCTGTATTGGTTGCTTTGACCGCTTCATCTGCGGCCATGATATGAGGACCTGCACCGGTACGAGCACCGACTACACCAATTGAGCGATAGCTCTTTTCTAGCTTCATAGCATCCAGCACCTGCTGGTCCACATTGGCAATGACAAGTCCAATTGTATCGCCTATCGGATTAACACCGACAAATTCTGTAATATTGCATTTGTTTTCCATAAGACAGCTCCTTTCGCTGACATATATTTTGAAGCGCTTACAATTTTAGGGAATAAGGAAATCAGATAAGAGGAGCACCATAGCTATATGTCTCTTTCTGATTCTTTTTTTTACTTTTTTTGGGTCAAAAGAATAGATTATTCTAAGGTTTTCTGTTAGAATGAATATGGTTGTTTTTTAAAAAGGAAGATTTTTCCGCATTCTCAAAAAGAGCCTAACCAACTTTTTTAGGAATGCCAAGCTAAGCCTACAAGAAATATACTTGACAGGCCTTTCCCTTCAGAAATAACAATCGCAGAGACAGATAGCAGATGATAAACTTTTCGCAGGGTTGCTCATCTTTTATCTGTTTTTTTATTTTCCATCATTACAAAATGGCAGGACAGCAGGCCGCTGTCCTGCCATTCTAGTAAATCCGATAATTCAAATCTCCGACAAACTAGCCTTGCCAGTCAGCCGGATAGGTCACATAGATAAAGCGGGCCTTATCTCTGACAGAGAACTGAATGTCGCTGCCTTTAGGGATAAAGAGTACTTCGCCCGGGCCAGCTGTCATGACTTCGTCACCAACGATAATATCAAGACGCCCTTCAATAACATAGTCCACTTCATCATAGTCCAGATGCCATGGGAAAGTTGTCTTTTCCATGGTCATCAGACCCAAGCCCAATCTTGGGCTTTCGTCTAAGGTCAGCAAGTCTCGTGTATAAACTTGATGGCTCGCATCACCTGTATCCAAGCGATCTTCTGGACGAACATCCAGACCAGGCAGGGCGATAGAAGCTACGCCTGCCTTGCTGACTTTTTTCCCACCATCTTTAGTGGCTAATTCTTCCAATAAAATCTTACGAACCAATGTTTCTAGGTCAGAACGATTAATATCTGCCATACTTCATACCTCCAAGTCTAAGCTTCCTTCTTCGTTAAGAAGAAAGCCAGTAATACCGCTGTGATACCGCCGACAAATTTACCAATCATCATCGGCACAATCATTTCCGGTTTTTGACCGGCTGTGAAGCCTAGGTGATCTCCGATAACAAAGGAAGCAGATACAGCAAAGGCTACGTTGATAATCTTACCGCGTTTGTCCATATCCTTCATCATCTGGAACATGGCAATGTTATTAGCCAGAGAAGCTACCAAACCAGCTGCACCAACTTCGTTCATTCCTAGGGATTTTCCGATAGCAGAAAGCGGTTTGTTGGCTACCTTGGTAAAGACAGCTACCAGACCAAAGGCTCCAGCCAGGGTTACGGCAATCGTTCCGACAACTTCAAAGGCTTCCTTCAGTGTATCAGCACCTTTTGGATAGATGCTGATGAGCCACTCATTACCAGTCAGGAGCTGAGCTGCACCAAAGGCCAAACCAAGCGTTGCCAAGATAACAATAATCTGACCAAACACTTCAAAACCTTTGATCATGGCATTAGGTGCCAAAAGCAATCCTACGAAAATCAGAGCAGATACAATGATAATCGGAATAAGATTGACAATCAAGGTTCCAAAAGGCAGACCTGGTACGAAAAGTCCTCCGAGGAGACAGCCAATCGGAACAGTTACCAAACCGTATAAGATTCCGCGAGCCAAAAGCGGACGGTCATCTTTTTCGATAATACCCAAGGCAACTGGAATTGTAAAGACGATGGTTGGCCCCATCATAGAGCCCAGTACAAAGGCAGCAAAATTTCCTACCGCTGGATCCTGAGCCAGACTGAGAGCCAGAGGAGCTCCTCCCATATCATTGGCAATGAAGGTTGTCGCAAAGATAGACGGGTCAGCACCCACCAAGCCATACAAAGGCACGACAATCGGTTTCAAGACATCCGCCAAGAGGGGAGCGATTACCATAATCCCAGCCATAGACAGAGCCAAAGCTCCCATAGCCATGATACCTTCTTCAAATTTTTCACTTAGTCCTAGTTTGCCACCGATACATTTATCCACTGCACCGATCAGCATGAATAGAACCATGATATAAATGATAATTTCATTGATACTCATAACATTACCTTAGTTTCTAATATTCTTCATCACTGTGATAGTCAACCTTGTCAATGATAGCCACAACAACCATATCCACAGGTATATTTACCTTATTCAGGCTCATACGGGCAGAACTGCCAGTGGTTACCATTACTTGGTCTCCTTCGCCTGCACCGATGCAGTCGGCCACAATAAGCAGAGCTGGGTCACTTTGATGTTCATTTAGCTGCCGTTCGACCACTAAAAATTTCAAACCATTTAAATTTTCGTCTTTTCTAGTCGCCCAAAGGCTTCCTTTTACTTTACCAACAAACATCTCTACCCACTCCTTTATTCTATGATTTCTATTTTTTGACGTTTTAGATAATCTCTCGCCAAGGCTGTCACAATCATTCCTTTTTCTATTTTAAAGCTTCCATTTTCAGGTAAGCCCATTTCTCTCAGCTTTTTCTCTGTCAGCAAAACCGTCTTAATCGGAGCCTTAGCCTTCTGGCTGACTTCTTCTGTCACCGCCCGCTTTTCAGCCGGACGAGGCTCTTCAGCATGATTGCTTTCTAGGAGTGCTAAGAGTTGGCCTTCTTTATAAAATTGCAGACCGTAGCGGATCAGCTTTTCGCGCTGTCCCTGCAGTTCCTGATACAAGTGCACTTTAGAAGATTGCTTGTACTGCTGAATAGCAAAGGCGCTGTCTGACACTAGGACTTTTTTGCCTTTCAAAAGACTCTTTAAAATGACTGCTTCCTCTACCGCTAAAGGGCAAAGGGATGAGAGTCTCAGAAAAGCATCAAAGCCAAGTGTCTCAACAACAACAATCTCTGCTGTGCAAGAATCTTTTACGACTTGAAAGCCTTCCCCTTCTAATAAGTCAGGAATCTTATCGCCTCCAATGACATATACTGAGGGTTCCTGAGGCTTTTTCTTCAACTTTTCCATCAGGCGGTCTGTAATCAAATCTACTAAATGATCTAGATTTTCCATTCTTTACCTACCTTTTATTTGCTCATAGGACTTATTTTTTAATAATCCGTCCGCGTGTTCCTTTTTTGAAACCACAAGCATTGGCTTCATCGTAGTCAATATGCATATAGGTCGCAAACTTGGGACTAACACGGATGACCACATCATCAAAAATCAGCGGACGAGCACCTTCTACTCTGACTTGTACAATCTCGTGATTTTTTACATTCAGACGTTCGGCATCTTCCGGTGTCATATGAACATGACGCTTAGCTACAATCAGGCCCTTATCCAGACAAACTGCCTTGTCCCCATGAGCCAAGATGACACCCGGTGTTCCTTCGATATCACCACTTTCGCGAATGGGAGCCTTGGTGCCCAGCTGCAAACAATCGGTCAGGGAAACTTCTACCTGAGAATGTTTGCGAACAGGTCCCAGAATAACCACATTGTGAAAAGCGCCTTTTGGACCGACAACTGTCAGCCTTTCTTGACTAGCGAACTGGCCTGGCTGTGATAGGTCTTTTGCTTTTGTTAATTGATAGTTGGGACCAAACAAGGCTTCCAAATCTTCCTGACTCAAATGGACATGACGTCCGCTCGCCTCTACCTCAAATGACCCCTGCAATTCTTCCTGAACTTTATCAATTACTTTATTTACCAAATTTTCTAAAGTCATTGCTGTTCTTCTTTCTCTTGTTATTAGCTTGCTATCAACCAGAGCAAGACTTCAATTGATTTTAATAATTGAGAAACCTTACAAGCAAATTGATCTCTGTCACCATCAGCAGCCTGCTCCAATTCTTTGCGCAGGAGGGTCGTTTCGATATATGTTTCATAGCAATTCAGCTGCCAAGTCGGCTCCTGATAACTCATCATAACCGTTTCTTGATCGAGCTGTCGACTGACCCGAATGGCCTGCAATTCTGCATTGCTAGGCATGTCTGTCTGGTAATCAGAAATATCATCCAGAATATGCTGGCCAACGATTTGTTCTACTATATTCAATAGTTGGCCAACTTGCTCACACTTTTCATCCTGAAAAGCCTGATGCAAATCTCTCTGGTTCTTCAAAAAGCAAGTATAAAGTTTAGTCAGTCTAAATAGTCGTGGATACACAGCAGAGTCCTCAAGGTTTGTAATCGGCACCCTGATAGCATCAGCAGCTGAGTCTGTTTTCCCTTTGGTCTGACCTGAAGAAATGATTCGAATATGGTGATCATTGAGAAAACCTCTGGCTGCTGGCGTCAGTTTTTCATCTTTGTTTAATTCAAAGACACCGTTATCAGCGAGAACGGATTCTCTATAAAGCTTTCTAATCTTAGCTTCTGTAAAAACTGACATGTATTCACATCCTTCTACTCCGTTGATACTCTGTGAAAATCAATCTGATACTCTTCGAAAACCAATATTTCCTTTTAAGTATAGAGCTACTGCCCATAAGCTTCATTTTCACTGAGTATTCTATTTGCCTCAGGGGCCTGTATCAGGCCTAAACGCTACAATACAGGCTCTTTCAGCAAATATTTATCTGTCCCAGATTATTTGGGCAGAATAACTTCCACTTCAGCATGTGGACGTGGAATTACGTGAACTGAAATCAATTCACCAACGTTTTCAGCTGCAGCTGCTCCAGCATCTGTCGCTGCTTTGACTGCGCCTACATCACCACGAACTAAAACTGTTACCAATCCAGCGCCGACTTGTTCTTTACCAATCAAAGTTACGTTAGCGGCTTTGACCATTGCATCAGCTGCTTCGATTGCGCCGACGAGTCCTTTTGTTTCTACCATTCCTAATGCATTTGCGTTTGCCATGTTTATTTCCTCCGATTATTTTCTTGTTTTTAGATTTATATGAAAGTCTGTAATCTTATTCTTGATGAGGCAAGATTACTTCTACTTCTGCGTGTGGACGTGGGATTACGTGAACTGAAATCAATTCACCAACGTTTTCAGCTGCAGCTGCTCCAGCATCTGTCGCTGCTTTGACTGCGCCGACATCACCACGAACCATTACAGTTACCAATCCAGCACCGACTTGTTCTTTACCAATCAAAGTTACGTTAGCAGCTTTAACCATTGCATCAGCTGCTTCGATTGCGCCGACGAGTCCTTTTGTTTCTACCATTCCTAATGCATTTGTGATTGCCATGATTGTATCCTCCAATTTTAATGTTTAATATTGACTATTTTAGTTTTTCCAATACGCGTTGAACCAACAAGGTTACCAGTTCTTCTTCGTTTGATCCGTCAACTGCTACTGCTTTTGGTTCTTCCACTGCCATATTTTCTGCTTGTCGCAGGTCTGACAGTTCAGCTGTTCCGTAAGCTACACGACGGATATTGAAGAGATTGAGCGGGCTGACATTATCAGATGTCGCGCTGCCACCCACAGCTCCACAACCCAAAGTAAAGGCTGGGAAGAGACCAGTCGTTGCACCGACACCACCCAGAGCTGCTGGCGTATTGATCAGCAGACGAGATACTGGTTTTTTCAGTGCAAATTCACGAATAATTTCTTCGTTTTGACTGTGAATAGCAAGAGTGTGGCCTGCACCTTCGTGATGCAAAATCTTAATGCTCAGCTCACAAGCTTCCAACCAGTCCTTGACAGTGTAGAAGCCTAAGACTGGAGCCAGTTTTTCCATAGAATATGGATACTGCTTGCCGACGCCTGTTTCTTCTGCAATCAAGACCCGAGCATCTGCTGGAACTGAAATACCAGCTAACTCCGCAATCACTTGCGGTGTTTTACCAACCATCTTCGGATTCATCGCACCACTCGGCTGGATAATGAAGGCACCCAGTTTCTTAGCGTCTTCTGCTGGAACAAAGTAAGCACCTTGTTTCTTGAACTCTGCTACAACCTTTTCCTTCATATCTTCTTCGACGATGATAGATTGCTCAGATGCACAAATCACACCATTGTCAAAGGTTTTAGAATCCAAAATCTGACGAACTGCTTTTGGCACATCTGCTGTTCTTTCGATGAAGGCTGGACCATTACCAGGACCTACACCGATTGCTGGTGTACCAGATGAGTATGCTGCTTTGACCATGGCATTTCCGCCAGTCGCCAAAATGAGATTTGTATCCTTGTGTCGCATCAACTCATTGGTAGCTGCGATGGATACCCGATGAATCGCACTGATGGCTCCATCCGGACAGCCAGCTGATTTAGCAGCTTTCTTGATGATTTCCACTGTTTCCTCAATACTCTTAAGAGCATTTGGGTGAGGAGAGAAGACGATACTGTTTCCTGCCTTCAAAGCGATCAAAGCCTTATACATAACTGTTGATGTCGGGTTGGTTGATGGAATCAAGCCAGCGATGACGCCGACTGGAACCCCAACTTCCAAGACTTTCTTTTCCTTGTCTTCGCGGAGAACCCCAACAGTTTTCATATCCTTAATTTCTTCAAGAATACCTTTGGAAGCAAGAGCATTTTTCAATACCT
This window of the Streptococcus sanguinis genome carries:
- a CDS encoding EutN/CcmL family microcompartment protein; this translates as MFVGKVKGSLWATRKDENLNGLKFLVVERQLNEHQSDPALLIVADCIGAGEGDQVMVTTGSSARMSLNKVNIPVDMVVVAIIDKVDYHSDEEY
- a CDS encoding ethanolamine utilization protein EutH; its protein translation is MSINEIIIYIMVLFMLIGAVDKCIGGKLGLSEKFEEGIMAMGALALSMAGIMVIAPLLADVLKPIVVPLYGLVGADPSIFATTFIANDMGGAPLALSLAQDPAVGNFAAFVLGSMMGPTIVFTIPVALGIIEKDDRPLLARGILYGLVTVPIGCLLGGLFVPGLPFGTLIVNLIPIIIVSALIFVGLLLAPNAMIKGFEVFGQIIVILATLGLAFGAAQLLTGNEWLISIYPKGADTLKEAFEVVGTIAVTLAGAFGLVAVFTKVANKPLSAIGKSLGMNEVGAAGLVASLANNIAMFQMMKDMDKRGKIINVAFAVSASFVIGDHLGFTAGQKPEMIVPMMIGKFVGGITAVLLAFFLTKKEA
- a CDS encoding propanediol/glycerol family dehydratase large subunit, with protein sequence MRSKRFEVLSERPINQDGFVKEWVEEGLIAMESPNDPKPSIKIQNGKVVELDGKPKEEFDLIDQFIANYGIDLSRAEEVIQMDSREIANKILTPNVPRTEIIKLTKAMTPAKIIEVVNQMNVVEIMMCLQKMRTRKQTATQAHVTNVNDNPVQIAADAAEGALRGFAEQETTVAVVRYAPFNALSLMIGSQVGRPGVLTQCSLEEATELEFGMRGFTAYAETISVYGTEDVFTDGDDTPWSKAFLASAYASRGLKMRFTSGTGSEVQMGQAEGKSMLYLEARCLYVTKAAGVQGTQNGSVSCIGIPAAVPSGIRAVVAENLIASMLDLECASSNDQTFTHSDLRRSVRTLMQFAPGTDFINSGYSATPNYDNMFAGSNWDAEDFDDYNVLQRDLRVDGGLRPVREEEVVKVRNKAARVMQALFKGLGLPPITDEEVEAATYAHGSKDMPERDKVEDIKAAQGILERGVQGADLIKALANNGFPEVANELLNLFKQRVAGDFLQTSAIFDRDWNVISAVNSPNDYVGVGTGHRLVGEEWEKVKDIPKAIDPRDV
- the eutD gene encoding ethanolamine utilization phosphate acetyltransferase EutD, which gives rise to MTLENLVNKVIDKVQEELQGSFEVEASGRHVHLSQEDLEALFGPNYQLTKAKDLSQPGQFASQERLTVVGPKGAFHNVVILGPVRKHSQVEVSLTDCLQLGTKAPIRESGDIEGTPGVILAHGDKAVCLDKGLIVAKRHVHMTPEDAERLNVKNHEIVQVRVEGARPLIFDDVVIRVSPKFATYMHIDYDEANACGFKKGTRGRIIKK
- a CDS encoding cupin domain-containing protein encodes the protein MADINRSDLETLVRKILLEELATKDGGKKVSKAGVASIALPGLDVRPEDRLDTGDASHQVYTRDLLTLDESPRLGLGLMTMEKTTFPWHLDYDEVDYVIEGRLDIIVGDEVMTAGPGEVLFIPKGSDIQFSVRDKARFIYVTYPADWQG
- the pduB gene encoding propanediol utilization microcompartment protein PduB, translating into MYVSERSCLMENKCNITEFVGVNPIGDTIGLVIANVDQQVLDAMKLEKSYRSIGVVGARTGAGPHIMAADEAVKATNTEIVKIELPRDTKGGAGHGSLIIFGGEDVSDVRRAVEVTLKEVDRTFGDVYANDAGHIELQYTARASYACQTAFGAEYGRAFGLIVGAPAAIGVVMADTAVKAANVTVVGYASPGNGGTSHSNEAILFISGDSGAVRQSVISAREVGLALLGSMGDEPTNSQPSYI
- a CDS encoding acetaldehyde dehydrogenase (acetylating), which encodes MFLEDKDLVSIQEVRNLIRDAKKAQQELAKMSQEQIDTIVKVVAKACYDERERLAKMAAQETGFGRWEDKVLKNALASKGILEEIKDMKTVGVLREDKEKKVLEVGVPVGVIAGLIPSTNPTSTVMYKALIALKAGNSIVFSPHPNALKSIEETVEIIKKAAKSAGCPDGAISAIHRVSIAATNELMRHKDTNLILATGGNAMVKAAYSSGTPAIGVGPGNGPAFIERTADVPKAVRQILDSKTFDNGVICASEQSIIVEEDMKEKVVAEFKKQGAYFVPAEDAKKLGAFIIQPSGAMNPKMVGKTPQVIAELAGISVPADARVLIAEETGVGKQYPYSMEKLAPVLGFYTVKDWLEACELSIKILHHEGAGHTLAIHSQNEEIIREFALKKPVSRLLINTPAALGGVGATTGLFPAFTLGCGAVGGSATSDNVSPLNLFNIRRVAYGTAELSDLRQAENMAVEEPKAVAVDGSNEEELVTLLVQRVLEKLK
- the pduA gene encoding propanediol utilization microcompartment protein PduA; this translates as MAITNALGMVETKGLVGAIEAADAMVKAANVTLIGKEQVGAGLVTVMVRGDVGAVKAATDAGAAAAENVGELISVHVIPRPHAEVEVILPHQE
- the pduA gene encoding propanediol utilization microcompartment protein PduA is translated as MANANALGMVETKGLVGAIEAADAMVKAANVTLIGKEQVGAGLVTVLVRGDVGAVKAATDAGAAAAENVGELISVHVIPRPHAEVEVILPK
- a CDS encoding ethanolamine utilization protein, with the protein product MENLDHLVDLITDRLMEKLKKKPQEPSVYVIGGDKIPDLLEGEGFQVVKDSCTAEIVVVETLGFDAFLRLSSLCPLAVEEAVILKSLLKGKKVLVSDSAFAIQQYKQSSKVHLYQELQGQREKLIRYGLQFYKEGQLLALLESNHAEEPRPAEKRAVTEEVSQKAKAPIKTVLLTEKKLREMGLPENGSFKIEKGMIVTALARDYLKRQKIEIIE